In Qingrenia yutianensis, the genomic window CCGATAACCCATCCACATACGGCAGAGAAAAGAACACTGCGTTGTAATACCATTCATCATGCTTAACATCTTCATAATCGAATCCGAATTCTTCGGTAATCTGTTCCGCAAGAATGATTGAACATTTTTCTTCAAAAACATTGTGAATACCGACTTCGGAAAGAGCTTCCTTGAACGGAATATGATCGCCGAGCGCACAGAATTTTAAATATCGATCCTTTGCCACATCAAAATCGTCAATTCCGGACCAGATGTCAAGAGCCGCCATTGAACTTGTCGCATAACTTATGTAATAAAACGGTTGCGTGAATATATGCTGTGTCCGTACCCATCCGTATGCCATCTCATCATCCGTCATAAAGGTCATTCCGTAGCTTTCGCCTATTTTTCTGTATGTGCGGTTCAGTTCGTCAACACTCATATTCGGATTTTTGATTGCGGCAAGCTCAAACTCGTTTATAACGCATCCGTCAATAACATTCCCAAGCAAATAATAAATTAAAGAAAGAGTATATGCGTTTTCGTCTTTGCCGTAAAAGCGGTTGTAATAGTTTGTCATAAGTGTTTCAAGACCGAGTGAATTAACCTCTGCGGTATCCATATTTGTTGCGTCAAACGTACCTATATTATTTTCCTGATTTACCGGATCATAAAGCATTGTGTTAAAATGCCCAAATTCATGAATAACCGTGCCGAGTTGACCTGCATTATCCTCTGACGGGCTTGCAAACAAAAACGGAGTTCCCAGATTATAAAGATAAATCGTTGCCGCATAGGAAGGATATTTATCCTCCGAATAGGTAATGTCATACATATTCTTATCCAGCATATACATAAATGCGTCCGACATCTCACCGCTCACATCCGCAAAGCAGAATTTTAATTCCTCAAGGATTTCCTCATCCGTCATGGATAAATATCTTGTATCCAGATTGGCGATTGCATCGCCGACCTTTTCAAATAAGTGGACTATATGTTTTTTAACATAACCGGAAAAGCTTTGTGCTTCGGCAACGGTATAATCTCTGGTGTAACCGATCTCATAGGCGTATTCGGCATAATTCTCATACACTGTTTCCCCGGCAATTTTATCTCTTACCTTTACTAATTTGGAATAGATTTCTCCCAAAATAATATTGTTTTTCTTGGTATATTCCAGATATTTATTTTCCAGCATTTCAAGTTCCGCCTGCAGCGCGTCGGTATCGCCGCCGTTTTTCATTGCTTCATCCGCCGCATTCATCTTAGCTGTAATATCGCTTATATTAAGCTTCTCGCCGCTATCGGATATAACGGTATTATTGCCGTAGATATTTGCCGTAAAATCACTGATGAGCTTTTGCTCTTCTGCGACAAGCTCATAGTATTTATCTGAACCGTTACTGTCGAGAAAAGCCTCAAATTCATCCTCGCTGCCGAAAAGCTTCGCCGGCACGGATCTGTATTTTCCTTCCGCAAGCTCGGTATACATACGGGTATAATTTTTTTCCGCTTCGCTTACGATATTGAAAGCTTTTTCCAGCTCAGCAATATTCTCCTCGGAATTGTGTTTCCACACGTCAATCTGTGCAAGAGCATACCTTGATACCGAATCCCAATACTGTTCCGATAAAGTTTCAAGCAAGCCCTTCATTGCTTTCGCGTTTTCCTCTGTATAGGGCTTTAAATTGATTTTAAGGATCTCAGATATATTTTTGTCAAACTCCGCCATGCCGAATCTTTCATATTTTATATCGTTAAAATTCGTCTGAGGCATGGAAAACTTCCCGAAATATTTCTTTTCAGCCGGCTCTGCGCCGTATAAAGAGTAATATGTATCGTAAAAGCCGAGGCATGCGTCCATACCGGCATTTGTGCTTAATGCTTTTTCAAGCACCGTCTGCCACGAGCCGTATTTTTCATAAAGCGAATCCGCCGTCGGACCATTTTCGTTTCCGTAGGTGTCAAGATTACTTTTCTTTACCCTCGCAAGACCCTCCGGATCTCCGTTATATGCCTCAAGTCGCAATTCATTTCTGCGCTTGCTGACCGTGCGTGCAATCTCCTCGGTGGTTTTGCCCTCCGCCGACAGTTTGTCAATCATTTTGTACAACTCTTCATTTTTGGCGTGGTACGCAGCACGTTGCTCCCTTGCTTCGGCAACCTGTTTCTCATCCGTCCAGTCAATCGCGTTTGCAAACTCGCCCAGCCGCACCGAATCGGGGTTCGGACGGTAGCCGTAAACCGCAGCCGGATCCTCAATAATATCCGCCGCAGTCTTCGGATTATCCATCGGATTATGGATATATGCGCCCTCCGCCGCAAACGCAAGGTTTGACGGAACGAGTGAAAAGACCATAATCAGGGACAGTACGATTGCCAAAAGCTTTCTTTTTACATGATACATCTTCATGCCTCCTTATATAATGGATTTTTGAAAGTATATACTATAAATATACTCAATTTTATTATACCACATTTTTTTGACAATTCCAAGGTGAAATTTCCGTGTCAGGCATTTTTCGTGTAGGTTTACAATAGATGTGTTACAGATTTTCATCATTATGCACTAAATAAGACATAGCTTTTAGACCAATGCTATTTTAATTTTTAACATTGGCCTGCTTTGCTATGCCTTTTTGCACAAAAAAGTTTTGAATTTTTTTATTATGCAGCTATGCAGCGTTTTTTGTTTCGAATTTATGAAAAACCCACTTTGCCTGCAACATAATTCTGATTATGTGAAAATGCCTTTACCGCATCAATATAACCGGCTTTATGTAATTCATCCCGGCTATAAATCGGCGGAAGTATTTCCGCACCGTTAAAGTCGTAAACACCATAGACTGTTTCACCCCACGAGCCATACTCGGCGGGTTTTGTTACATCATAGGTTATAATATACTTTCCGTCCTCTGTAATGCTAAGAAAATATCCCGCATTTCTCGGAAGTTCAAGCATTTTATTTCCGCTCGGAAGTTCGTAAAGCTCTGTATGTGCTTCTGTTTGCGGTGCGTCGCTGCCGAATACGGCAATCACAGTCTTTTTGTTATGTTCAAAGAAGTTCCAACTGCTGTAACCGTAATCAATGCGGTAATCATATGTTGTCCAGTACATCGGAAGCATAAAAATCACATTGCCGTCTTTGTCCTCAATCCACATCTGCATTAAATTAAAATAACAGGATAGTTCCGAATTGATTTCGCTGTGATGTGCAATGCAATTGATAAGCCGCATTGCGATTGCAGCCGCCTGTTCCTTTGAAAGCGTTTCTGAAGGTGAAAAATGATTTTCACCCGTTCCGTTCATAATTCCCATTCCGCAGACGGATTTTATTGCGTCCGATGATTCATCTGTCAAAGAATAAGTATCATTAAAAGGCAATTTATACGGCAGCTTTTTCAAATTGCAATATTGGGCAGCGCGGCTTATAATGAGAGCTGTTTCCTCTCTTGTCAGATAATCCGACGGGCAAAAGGTTTTTTCGGTTTTGCCCTTGATTATTCCGCTTTCATACAGAGCTAAAATATACTCGCTGTTTGTATCTTCAAACGGTGATGTCTTTCCCGAAAATTTGGGATAAATCGGCGTTGATTTTCCGATTTCATCCGAAATATTTGTAACACCGTTCATATAACCGACCGTATTGTATACAAGCCCACAAAATTCTTGCCGTGTAACAGACGCTGTAAAATCGCCGCCGTACATTTCCTGCGGCATTATGTTATACAGAGGTGATTCTGCGTCTTTAATGTAGTAATATGCCCATTCGGAACATTTTTCATCAGAGTATGCTTGCTCTGCAAATGTTGCCGGAGCACACGAAACACATATTATAAATACCGATATGATAAAAAGCAGCTTTCGCATCTCGTTCTCACCCCCCGTTTTATCCTATCCTATAGCCTTTTGAAACAAGCTCGCATACCTTTTTCATACCAACCTCACGGCTTTCAAAGAATATTTCTTTTCCGCCGTGAGATTTTTTAACGGTTATAATTTTTTCACTTTGGTTAATCCATATTGACCAAGCCTGTTTAATCTCGTTTGTTGTCATAGCAAATAAAATTCCTCAATCCGCTGTTGATGTCATTCTGTCGAGCATAGTAATAAGCTCTGCTCTTGTTACGCTGTCATACGGTCTGAAATATCCGTCAGTATCGCCTTGCATAATGCCAAGTTTGTTTGCAAGGTAGGTATATTCAAACATTCTTGTTACATTTTCGGGAATTGTGCCGTGCATTGCGTAAAGATTTTCATAATCATCATCTTTGAACGCAGCCGTCACATTGGCTTGTATATCCTGTATTGACGGAAGCTCCGTATTTATTTGTTCTTTATCCTTTTTAATTTCAACCAACGCTTCCGCAACGTGTATACGCATAGCCGGTGTTTCGGGCAAATAATAGTTTAAGCCTTTTTCGGTCACTTCTTGATATGGAGTATTTGTTTCGTAAGATACGGGAAGCGGATAAACAGGAATATATTTCGCGCAGCGCTCCAAATACGAATAATACCAATTTTCCGATTTAACATCTTCATAGCCGAGCGGGCTTCTTTCTTGCAGGTAAAATGCCAATGTAAGTATTTTTGCAAGCTCTGCACGAGTTATGGGATTATCGGGCTTGAAAGTTCCGTCAGGATAACCGGATATAACGCCTTTGTCTTTCCATTTTTCTATTGTATCTTTTGCCCAGTGATTTTTAATATCATTGAAATCCGTGTCGTTACTGCTGTTAATCAGCGACATAACCGCTGACGGATTTTCTGTCGTATAGAGTGCATACGGCATTCTGCTCATTAAAGCGCTGTATCGGTCAACACCGCCGCTTTGTCCTATAAACGCGTACGAAATACTTCCGTCTGTTTTTTCGACTGTTATGTATGTACCCTCAAGTGTTATTAACTCTGGCTCAAAAGCCGAGGTGAGCATAAGGCTGTCGCTTATATCATAAAAAGCGTTTTTATCAACATAATCTGTTTTAGCGTTAATTGTTATAGCAACACTTTTGACATCTTCACGGCTCGCACCCAAAAACTGTGTCAGCGTGATTGTTCCTCCGACTGTTTCGGTTTCTGCTGCAAATGTAACCGAAGTACACAACATCATTATACATAGCAGGCTGAATATTATTTTTTTCATCTCGAAAAACCTCCTCTTATTGAATTGTTACATACTCTTGCCAACGGCAAAGTAAATTGTTGTTTTTATCAAGCACGCCTATACATATTCTGTATTTTTCATTGGAATTAAATGCAGTATTCCCGTCAAACATCTTATATTGTTTTATAATTGTATGTCTGTTTAACGACGCAGGTTCTCCTTGTATGGTTACAGTATTATTTTTATTGTCTAAAATTGTTACATTGACATATTCGGCATTCTCTAAATTAATATCCGTATTAATAATAATTTCTTCCGGCACAGCCTTTTCCACGCTTATTTTAACATCGCTGTTTTCAATGTTTCTGTAATCTCGCTCAAAATCCGTAAAGTACATACACCAACCGCAGTTAAAAAAATCTTCCGCTTTATCTCCGATAGTCCCGATGATATTCAAACTGTCTGCCGATGCGTCAATAGCATCGAAGTTATCATTTCTTTGTATATCATAGGGGTTAATTTCATCGGTTAAACAAAGATTAAGACGTATCGCACATATGTTCTTTTGTTCATCTATGCCAAATTCAACACGAACACATTTCCTTTTTCCGCTTTCGCTGTCAAGCATACCGTTTTCGACAAACGGTTTTGCATATTCCAAAAGTCCGCCGTTTTCGGCTGCTTCTATAAAACGATAGCTGCTTGAGTACGGATAGTTAAGACTTGAAGTTGCTCCGCCGCTTATTAAATTTCTGTTGCTGTCAAAGGACGCCGCACGATTTATGCCTCCGCCGCTAATCGAATAGAGCCTTGTCGTTCCGTTTCCGCCTGATAATTCGGCTATAGTACATAACGAAACATAACCGCTCGTTTTGCGCCGCATTTGATAATTTCTTATTGTAACCGATACATTTCCGTCATCTCCGGCAACGTCTTCATTTACCCAATAGGGAACATTCTTTCCCGAAGTATTTGCCGTGAAGCTCACACTGCCGAGAAAATAAATCTCGTTTTTATTCCAATACTCCAAGCCGTCGGAGCCGACAGCCGCCATAACGATGGTTGCGCCGAGCATTGTTACGGCAACGGCGCAGGACATAACGAGAGCCATAATTTTTGAAATCCGACCGCTTTTTCTGCGGATTTTTGTGAACCTGTTCTGCAAGGTCTTTTTATTTGCACTCATTTTTGTTGTGTATAAATTTTCAAGCATTTTTTTAGCTCCTTTCTTCGACTAAATTAAGAATTGTCTGCATATACAACTTTTGTTCATCTTCGGACATATTTTTTGTTACCGCCATATCGCACGATACCTCGCACGCTTCGCTCAAAGCAGCACAGGCAAGATAGCAAAGAGGATTAAACCAGTGAACGGCATTTACCAAAATTGCAAACCATTTCACAAGCAAATCCTTTCGCTTATAATGCGTCAGTTCGTGCAAAAGTACCATACGCATATTGTTGTCGGGAATTTCCCGACAGGGAATATATACGGTCGGAAACAATATCCCCACAAGCATAGGCGAGCCTATATCCGATGACGCTTTCAGTCTGATACGCCTTTTAATTTTAAGCTCCTTTTTTACTTCCGAAAATATCTTGTTGTCGGAAATTTTAACTGCATTTTTGTTTTTATGGCACAAAAACCTAAAATAGCTTATAATGACAACAAGCGAAAATATGAGAACGCCTGTGCCCCATATATATGCGATAAGGTCAAAGAGCCGTATTTGAATTTTGGACGATAGATTAACCTCTCGATATTCAATCGGTGTGTCATAGGTTACAACCGTATCGGGATTGATTTCCTCCTGCGGCTGTGTTTCAGTCTGCACCGTTTGATTTTGCGGCACTATTGAAAGTTTTTGAGCCTCTTTTTTCGGTATCAGCTTGTATGCCGGTAATACCATAGAAATCAGCAGGGCAACCCATACGCAGTATTGCCACCTCGCCGGCAACCTTTTTGCGGTAATGGGCTTTAAGAGTAAAAGCAGCGCCGTTATCCCGAACCCGAACAGGCTTAATATAAGCACTGTTTTGAAAATGTCGTACAAATTTATCACTCCAAATCAAACATACTTTTAAGCTCCGACATATCCTCTTTGGAAAGCTTTTTGTTCTCATAGAGTGCCGCAACAAGATTTTTAACCGAGCCTTTATATATCTTCGATAAAAAGCTCTCGGTTTCGCTCATATCATAATCATTTTGTTTCAAAATCGGATAATATAAATTTGTGTTTCCCTTTTTTTCACAAGATACAACATTCTTTTTTAGTAATCTCTGCAAAAATGTAGAAACGGTAGACGGCGTCCAGTCGTTTCCGTCAAGAGCCCTGACAACATCTGATACCGTCATTTTCTTTTCCGAGTTCCACAAAATTTTCATAATACTGTATTCCGAATCGGTAATTGTGTGTTTTGCATTTGACATATAAAATGCCCCCTTATGCGTCATAAGATTTTTGTTAAGTGTAATTACACTCGTAGCTACTGTAATCAGCATAGCATAGTCAGCTACATTTGTCAATCCTTTTTAATGAATTTATAAATTTTAACTAAGTCTTGACACATAAAACTGTTCGGAATATATAAACACATTACCCATATCAAAACAAGATTTTCAACTTCTCGCACCCAAGTCTTGACTTGATGTTTTTACCCCAAACCGCCGTTATATGTTCTTTATATGCCTATGGAAGGATATTTACAAATTAAAAGGACTATGAATCCGCTGAAAATTCATAGCCTTTTAATAAAATTAGTTATTTGACTGTTGTAAAGTGCGGTGCTATATCCTACAATTACGGCGCTATGTGCATCATTGCGTTCGGATTTATGCCGCCGTTCTCATTATACATATTATATCCGTGACAGTCTATGTCCATTCTTTCCGTAAAGCTTGGAGTAACAATCATTCTTCCCCTTTCATCAATAAATGTTGTTTGATCGTATTCCTTGTTGTAATAGTCAGCCGTTTCACCGTCAATGATCACCTTGGTTGAGCCCGGCGCAAACACATAGGTCGAGCCGCGGTATGTAACGGTTGCCGTGCGGTCGGATTCGTTCCACACTATATCCGCACCGAGCTTTTCGCAAAATTCTCTAAGCGGCAGCCATAAATGCTCTTTAATATAGGGCTTAATTGTAAAGGGCTTCAATAGGTTGTCGATTTCGATTTTTTTGGAGTTTGAAACATCGTCTGTCGGGTACTCCGTATCATTTACAATAATACTTTTGATTTCGTCGGGTTTGATGATTCTTTTTGCCCATGCACGAAAATGTCCTGCATTTGCTTCAATATTGCTGCCGTCTTGTCTGTATAACTGATTAAAGGTCTTAATTTCACCGTTTTTCATTCTGAAATAAAAGTAATTTGTACGAATGCCGCACCAATCGCAAACATTTTTCTCGGTTACGGGATAGCTTAATTCAATGGATATCGGATTATATTGAACCTCAATATTATCAAATTTAAGCGTCTTTGTTTCTATATTGCTTTCCATGGGGATAAAAATTTTGGGCGAGCCTTTTATTTTGTTTGTGCAGATGTAAAAATCAATCTTATCTTTGTTATCAATCGAATTGCATTCCAAAACAAAATATCTCTTTCTTTCGGTATCAAATTTTTTGTTCAGGGAACCGGTTGAGAAGCCGCTTCTGTAAGCCTTGTCATAATCAACCGGACCGAATCCGATTGTATCCATATCCCAAAAAGTGCTGTTTCCTCTTTCGTCAACGGCATTAAATTCAGCGATTGCCGCGTCAGTTTGTGCTTCGATTGAGAAAATAACAACAGCCTGTTTTTCCGCAACCAGGTATTGCTCAAGGGTGAGCGTATAGTTTTCATCGCTTACGCTCTGCCTTTCCGTTTTTACAAAGTCCGCCAAATACGATGTATCACCGCTGAATACTTCGTCAAAAAACTCGTTGCTCATTGCTGCGGCGCATACAGATGCTGCAATCGTAAAGGCCATTAAAACAGCCATTGCAGCCGTTCCTTTTTTTCTTATTTTTTTACTTGCTATCAGAGTAAGTCGCTTTTTCATACCTTTTTTACCTCCAAAAAATGTTGTGGTCATATATGATTTTTTTTGATTTTGGGTTTTTAGAAAGTTAATCAGCATTTCCCCGTAAAACACTCTCGTTTCGTATGCCTTTCCTTTAATCACTTTTTCGTCGCAAGCCGTTTCACCGTCAATTTCTATTGCCCGTGCCATAATATAAGCAAAAGGATTATACCAGTTGAGCGATATAAAAATTAACGTGATAAGCTGATACAAAATATCTTTTCGTTTGTAATGTATCAACTCGTGGCGAAATATAAAATGCAGCTCATCATCTGAAAACTCGTTTTCGCTTAATATGATAAACGGGTGAATAATTCCCACAAGCATAGGCGTATCGGCAGCAGAAGAAACCCTTACCGGTATATCGGAAGTGATTTTAAGCTTTTGCTTTTCCGACTCCAGAATGTCGGCTGTGCTTTCATCACAAAGCGGTGATGATATTCTTTTCACCGCCCTTTTGAATGAAAAATACCGTTTTATATGCAAAATCAAAAACAGTACTGCGCCGACCAGCCAGATAACACTTAAAATCAGTTTCACATCAATCGGTGTTTTGTATTTTACCGTAGCTGTCGTTTCTTCCAATGGTGGATTTTCGGCTTGTCCGCCGTTATTCGGTTTAACGGGTACGGTTTTCGTAACCGTTTGCTGCGGCAGCTTTTGCTCATACCAATTACGAATATCTCTTGTTTCGCTTTGTATGTCCATTATCACAGGCGATATCGGAATTTTATAGCTTATACCGAGTTTTCCGAACGGTATCAGAAAAATAAGCATAACCGCAAGCCACGAATAGTATCGAAAACCTGCCGTGTACCTTTTCACAACCGGCTTTGTGAGAGCTAAAAGCAAAATAATTACAACCGAAAATTTAATTGATGAAATTACATTTTGCTCAAAAATTTGTTTTATAATTTCTGTCATTTTCTCTTTTCCTTAAACATTTTTTCAAGCTCCGAAATATCCTCATCGCTTATTTTTTTACTGTCAAACAATGCTCTCATTAAATTTGTGATGGAATTTCCGTGCATTTTTCTTAAAAATCGTTCGCTTTCAAATTCGACATAATCTTTTTCGGCAACAAGCGGCGTGTAGATATATTCTTTTCCCCGTTTGTCCTTTGCAATGTATTCCTTTGCTATCAGCCTGTTGATAAGCGTTTGAACGGTTTGCTGCGTTCGAGCGGCATTGCTTTCTTCATCAATAATTCGTTTCACCTCACTTGTGGATATGGGACACTCATTATGCCATATCACTTTCATAATTTCGAGCTCCGCGTCCGGAAGTCTTTTTTCAAAGTTTTTCAAGATAATTACCTCACTTTCTACGACTGATGTCGTATTACGGTTTTATTATACACTACACTTGTCGTATTTGTCAAGCCTTTTTGATAAATTTATAAACTTTAACCAAGTCTTAACACATAAAACTGTTCGGAATATATAAACACATTACCCATATCAAAACAAGGTTTTTAAGCTATCACACAAATCTTGACTTGATATATGTAATGTGTTTATATTAAAAGTGTGATTTTTGCGCGTCAAGAGATGAAAATGAAAAAATGCGATTTACCGAAATCGGCTCTATTTCAATCGGCAAAAATTATAGTGCAAAACGCTGAAAACGCTCTAAAAGCGTTGACTATACAAGAAATTTATGTTATAATAAAACTGTATAATTTTTTGCAGAAAGGACTTGACAGACTATGTTGGTTGGCGAAAAATCGGTACATACATACAGTATAAGTCTGTCATTTTTCAAAAATATAATAGAAATATTAAAGGTACACTTCACATCTCTCAAAAGAGTAAATAAGGTGTGCCTTTTTGTGTTTCTTTTTGAAAAACAGAGTTTTGCACGATATGTCAACTTAAATCTATTCAAGGAGTGTTGCCTATGAAAATACAAAAGCCGATAATTGCAGTTCGGCAAGTAAAAAGTTTATTGCGAAACAAATATATGTTTTAGGAGGATATTTACACTATGAAAAAAACAAATAATTTGCTCTGCTTTCTTTTGTCTTTTGCGATGCTTGTTTCACTTTTGACACAAGTTGCATTTGCCGAAAGCACTAACATTACAAACGAAGCTGATTTTCTTTCAGCCTTGGCAAACACAGAAACTACTGAAATGAATATTACAGGCAATGTATCTGTTGATGCGTCGATAGAAAAGAGTATTGACATCAATGTAAAAAGCGGTGCAACACTCACATTGAATTATGACGAGGGTGAAAACGGAATAAGCCGTGTTTGTAATGCAAATATTAAGGTTGAGGACGGCGCTAATGTTATTTTTGAGAATAAGACTTTGAATGATAGTAAAGCAAAACGCTATCTCATAATGAACGGAAACTTCACATTGAAAAGCGGAGCTTCTGCTAAAATCAGCAAGAAATCAAATCCCGTTGGCGGTATATTGTTTCAGGGTGAATTTAAGAACGAGGGAACACTTGACTGCGGTGCAATGAATATGGGACAACCTAATTTGTATGTCTATATTAAATTTGGCGTAGATAGCGGAGATGTTACAAATGGTTATGTGGCATATAATCTTTGCCGGACAACACCGACTGATGAAACCATTTCAAATAAGGCTATCAAAGTTACAGCCATAAACGGAAACGCAGAGGTTGGTGAAACTCTTTCTGCTGAAATTGACGGTTTTGGAGATTCAAGAGAGCTTCCTAAAAATCTTATTACTTGGAATGGAGCAAATTGGGAAGATGCAAACATTTATAATAATACATATACCGTTATCTTTAAGGATGTCGGAAAGAAAATAGGAGCAAAATTTAACGGTGTTGGCACTATGGGCAATCCTATTTCGAGCTACCCATATGATTATGTGGCGGTTAAGGACAATAAAGTAACAGTAATACTCAACGGAACGAACGATATTGAAACCGAAACAGACACAGTGCCATATATTGATACGATTTATCTCGACAGTAAAAAGGGCAGCGATAAGAATTCAGGTGTTTCAGCAGACAAAGCAGTTGCTTCTATTAGCACTGCAATGCAACTTGTAGCCGACGGCGGAACAATAGTTGTATGCGGCAATGTTGTAATGTCGACTGATTCACCTGCATACATTACCAAAAATGTTACTTTTACAAACACTGATGGTGAAAATACCTATCAAGCTTCTTTTACAGGCGGTACGGAAGAATATTACAGTCTGTTTTATTCGGCAAATAAAGAGGCTTCCATTAAGTTTTCGGGCATAAAGTTTATCAACAATGTGTTTGCAGCTTCGGAATATGCTGGCAGCAAATATATATTTGACAATATCAGTACCGCTGAAAACAGTTGTATCGGAGCATTTATTATCAATGGGCTGTATCTCAAATATGAGCCGTTTGCAATAGATGTTATAAACACGAAAAGTGCAGAAGTGGATATATTGAATGACCAACAAGAAGGTATTCCTGTAATTACACTTGATAATTCAATTATAACGAGTGCTATGCAAGGAAGTTTGGGAAATGTATCACTTAAAAACAACAGTAAAATTAAGACTTTTCAGCCTATGCAAACGCTGACTGCGGATAATACGGATAATGCTATCGAATTTTTGGCTGATGAAGCAAATAATATTATTCCGATAAACATTAATGGTGATATTACAATTAGCGAAAACAATCTTATTAAATTGGAATTTGAAACACCTTTTACGGTGGGACAAACACTTTTCACATCTACAA contains:
- a CDS encoding BlaI/MecI/CopY family transcriptional regulator gives rise to the protein MKNFEKRLPDAELEIMKVIWHNECPISTSEVKRIIDEESNAARTQQTVQTLINRLIAKEYIAKDKRGKEYIYTPLVAEKDYVEFESERFLRKMHGNSITNLMRALFDSKKISDEDISELEKMFKEKRK
- a CDS encoding stalk domain-containing protein, coding for MKKTNNLLCFLLSFAMLVSLLTQVAFAESTNITNEADFLSALANTETTEMNITGNVSVDASIEKSIDINVKSGATLTLNYDEGENGISRVCNANIKVEDGANVIFENKTLNDSKAKRYLIMNGNFTLKSGASAKISKKSNPVGGILFQGEFKNEGTLDCGAMNMGQPNLYVYIKFGVDSGDVTNGYVAYNLCRTTPTDETISNKAIKVTAINGNAEVGETLSAEIDGFGDSRELPKNLITWNGANWEDANIYNNTYTVIFKDVGKKIGAKFNGVGTMGNPISSYPYDYVAVKDNKVTVILNGTNDIETETDTVPYIDTIYLDSKKGSDKNSGVSADKAVASISTAMQLVADGGTIVVCGNVVMSTDSPAYITKNVTFTNTDGENTYQASFTGGTEEYYSLFYSANKEASIKFSGIKFINNVFAASEYAGSKYIFDNISTAENSCIGAFIINGLYLKYEPFAIDVINTKSAEVDILNDQQEGIPVITLDNSIITSAMQGSLGNVSLKNNSKIKTFQPMQTLTADNTDNAIEFLADEANNIIPININGDITISENNLIKLEFETPFTVGQTLFTSTNGNTSLTADKFSISQIELALDKQDNDIITKTAEYIINYELDGGTLGANSPATHTYGTETILVNPTKSGYNFAGWYLEDTFATKIETLAAAGYTSEITLYAKWNKRSGGGGTTRYTVSFDTNGGNKISSERVKRNGTLTEPTTPTKDGFDFVGWYTDKELKTKYDFSAKVTRSMTLYAAWTEKKTDNSENQIILTIGKKGASVFGKVKTNDVAPRIVNDRAMLPARFVAENLGAFVEWDGDKQLVTIMGKNLKTNEDVTILITIGAEYAVVNGENVKLDSPAFIENDRTYTPIRFISEHLGASVEWLENEQKVIITKNLLAEKNN